A single genomic interval of Candidatus Deferrimicrobium sp. harbors:
- a CDS encoding acetate--CoA ligase family protein, producing MLPGELFHPGSVAVVGASRHPEKVGYGVFANLVQAGFHGKIYGVNPGGGELFGRPLYPSIDAIPGPVDLGVFVVPPNAVLEGIPGLAARGMRAGIVISAGFKEIGGEGVVLERSLREAAASAGVRVLGPNCLGLIDTHASLNASFSRGTPPKGFISFFSQSGALCTAVLDWAIGRNVGFSKFVSLGNKADVSESDILEYLADDPSTRVILGYVESIDDGCRFLSAARNVTPRKPVIIVKAGATAAGARAASSHTGSLAGSDRAYAAAFRQGGVLRAGTLEDLFDQSLGFAMQPLPLGDRLLILTNAGGPGILAADTAERLGIPLAGVSASLRERILPALPPTASLANPVDIIGDARADRYGIVLSSLRDEPSVDAVLVLLTPQAMTEPEETARATVSAFAGSGKTVFASFLGEATVTSSRRILSDGGVPNYPVPERAVRTLSAMLRYSRIRSAGGQREEEAPSTRPENAERLVGDALAANRRALGEEESRGILEAYGFTFPRHAFAGTSDAAVAAYREMGCASAAMKIVSPQILHKTDVGGVRLGLRSEEDVARAFMEITSSVRRLAPSAWIAGVSIQEMVTGGRELIVGMSRDPQFGPLLMFGLGGIYVEVLKDVSFRVAPVSRRDAEEMVREIRAWPLLAAYRGREPADEEAIVEALIRVSRLSCDFPEIQELDINPLLVLPKGKGIRAIDCRMTIAEVP from the coding sequence ATGCTCCCTGGCGAACTGTTCCATCCCGGATCGGTCGCCGTCGTCGGGGCGTCCCGACATCCGGAGAAGGTCGGGTACGGGGTGTTCGCCAACCTCGTGCAGGCCGGATTCCATGGGAAGATCTACGGGGTGAATCCCGGCGGCGGAGAGCTTTTCGGCCGCCCGCTGTACCCGTCCATCGACGCGATCCCCGGGCCCGTCGACCTGGGTGTCTTCGTCGTACCGCCGAACGCCGTTCTCGAGGGGATCCCCGGGCTTGCGGCGAGGGGGATGCGCGCGGGGATCGTCATCTCCGCCGGATTCAAGGAGATCGGTGGGGAGGGGGTCGTCCTCGAACGGTCCCTGCGCGAGGCCGCGGCATCCGCGGGCGTCCGGGTGCTGGGCCCCAACTGCCTCGGCCTGATCGACACGCACGCCTCGCTGAACGCCTCGTTCTCCCGCGGAACGCCCCCCAAGGGGTTCATCTCGTTCTTCTCCCAATCCGGGGCGCTCTGCACCGCGGTGCTCGACTGGGCCATCGGCCGGAACGTCGGCTTCTCCAAGTTCGTGAGCCTCGGGAACAAGGCCGACGTCTCGGAGTCGGACATCCTCGAGTACCTCGCCGACGATCCGTCGACCCGGGTCATCCTCGGGTACGTCGAGAGCATCGACGACGGCTGCCGGTTCCTGAGCGCCGCCCGGAACGTGACGCCCCGCAAACCGGTCATCATCGTGAAGGCGGGAGCCACCGCCGCGGGCGCGCGCGCGGCCTCTTCCCACACCGGCAGCCTCGCCGGATCCGACCGCGCCTACGCGGCGGCGTTCCGGCAAGGCGGGGTGCTCCGGGCGGGGACGCTGGAGGATCTCTTCGACCAATCGCTCGGGTTCGCGATGCAGCCGCTCCCCCTGGGGGATCGGCTTCTGATCCTGACGAACGCGGGGGGGCCTGGGATCCTGGCGGCGGACACGGCGGAACGTCTCGGCATTCCCCTCGCCGGGGTTTCCGCGTCCCTTCGGGAGCGGATCCTTCCCGCGCTGCCGCCTACCGCGAGCCTGGCGAACCCGGTGGACATCATCGGGGACGCCCGGGCGGACCGGTACGGGATCGTCCTCTCGTCGCTCCGGGACGAGCCGTCGGTCGACGCCGTCCTCGTCCTGCTGACGCCGCAGGCGATGACGGAACCGGAGGAAACCGCGAGAGCGACCGTTTCCGCCTTCGCCGGTTCCGGCAAGACCGTGTTCGCCTCCTTCCTCGGTGAGGCCACGGTGACCTCGTCGCGCCGGATCTTAAGTGACGGCGGCGTCCCCAACTACCCGGTGCCCGAGCGGGCCGTGCGGACCCTTTCCGCGATGCTCAGGTACTCCCGAATCCGGTCGGCGGGCGGCCAGCGGGAGGAGGAGGCGCCGTCGACCCGCCCGGAGAACGCGGAGCGCCTCGTGGGCGATGCCCTTGCCGCGAATCGGAGAGCGCTCGGGGAGGAGGAGTCCCGGGGAATCCTCGAGGCCTACGGTTTCACGTTCCCGCGCCACGCCTTCGCCGGGACGAGCGACGCGGCTGTCGCGGCGTACCGGGAGATGGGGTGCGCGTCCGCGGCGATGAAAATCGTCTCCCCTCAGATCCTGCACAAGACGGATGTCGGAGGAGTGCGCCTCGGCCTTCGCAGCGAGGAAGACGTGGCCCGGGCATTCATGGAGATCACTTCCTCCGTCCGCCGGCTGGCCCCGTCGGCCTGGATCGCCGGCGTGTCGATCCAGGAGATGGTCACGGGGGGCAGGGAACTCATTGTGGGGATGAGCCGCGACCCCCAGTTCGGTCCGCTCCTGATGTTCGGCCTCGGCGGAATCTACGTGGAGGTGTTGAAGGACGTCTCCTTCCGGGTGGCCCCGGTTTCACGGCGCGACGCCGAGGAAATGGTCCGGGAGATCCGCGCCTGGCCGCTGCTCGCGGCATACCGGGGACGCGAGCCCGCGGACGAGGAAGCGATCGTGGAGGCGCTGATCCGGGTATCGCGCCTGTCGTGCGACTTTCCGGAGATCCAGGAACTCGACATCAACCCGTTGCTGGTGCTGCCGAAAGGGAAAGGCATCCGCGCGATCGATTGCCGGATGACCATCGCGGAGGTCCCATGA
- a CDS encoding AAA family ATPase, with protein MKLYIASTSSFAGKTLLALALGPIWREAGVKVGYVKPLGKIPVVRDGRLVDGDATFLAGALALDAPPEAVCPVVITQDLVMAAWRGEELRLRGKISAAVRDAEARSEVLLV; from the coding sequence ATGAAGCTGTACATCGCATCTACGTCTTCGTTCGCGGGGAAGACCCTCCTGGCTCTCGCCCTGGGACCGATCTGGAGGGAAGCGGGGGTGAAGGTGGGGTACGTCAAGCCCCTCGGGAAGATCCCGGTGGTGCGGGATGGACGGCTGGTGGACGGGGACGCGACGTTCCTGGCGGGCGCGCTGGCCCTGGACGCGCCGCCGGAGGCGGTCTGTCCCGTCGTGATCACCCAGGACCTGGTGATGGCCGCCTGGCGCGGCGAGGAGCTGCGCCTGCGGGGGAAGATCTCCGCCGCCGTGCGCGACGCCGAGGCGCGGTCCGAGGTGCTCCTCGTCG